The DNA region CTGGAAGAGATTTCTCCTCCTAACTCATTGTTTGAGATTAAGTAATAACTCAATTCCTGTGGTGGAGTTGGAAGTAGTCCTTGAAGTGAATTGGAGCGAAGGTCCAGAATATACAGATGCTTCCCTGGAATTTGCTCAACGCTAGTCAAGAAGTTCATAGAAAGGTTCAAAGTGCTCAAGTCCTCCCATCCTTCGCCTTCCCATTTTGTAATAGAACCATGAATTTGATTATTAGAAAGATCTAAAACTTTCAAGTGCTTGGATGCATTCAAGAAGCTGGGGAAACGTTGCATGTTGCAAGAAGAGAAATGGAACTCAATTATCATGGGTAGGGTAGAATTGACATCATTACTACACCTAGTTAATGATAGTAAGTTGTTAAATGAAAGATCAAGCGACCTTAGATTCCTAAGCTTCACAAGCATGCATGACTTGATATTCCCACTCAAGTTATTAGATGAAAAGTCAAGAGAAGTAAGGTTGAGGAGGACAAGATTAGGCTCTTGGATTGGGTCAATGGGACCATTAAGTTTGTTAGAGTGGAGGTCTAGATACTCCAAAGATGGTAGACTAAACAACCAGCCTGGTACTCTACCTCTAAGCAAGTTTGCATATAAGTGGAGTTCTCGTAGATACGAAAGTCCACTTATGTTGTTGGGAAGGGTACCCCGAAGGAAATTGGAAGAGAAGTCCATGAAAGTAAGGCTAGTGAGGTTAAATGCTGATGATGGGAAGACACCACTGAAATTGTTAGAGGAAAAATCCATGGAACTTAGATAGTTTAAGTTCCCAAAAACATCTGGAATTTGCCCTTGGAACATGTTGTTTGAGATATCCAAGAAGGTGAGTTTTGTGAGGTTTCCAAGTGCTGAAGGGATTGACCCCATAAAAACACAACTAGAAAGGCTAAGTGCTTTCAAGTGTTTAAGATTACCAATTGAGGCGGGTAACCCTTTTGGAAACCTTGTCCCTGAAACATCCAACAAACTAAGGGGACTGCTCCAATTTGTTTCTGGTAGATAACCAATGAGATTTGGATTATGTCTTAAAATGATGTTTTGAAGGAATGGAAGATGGAAAAGTTGGGCGGGGAAATTTCCTTGCAAATCACAGTAAGAAAGACTTAGATGCTTCAATGAGACAGTGAAGTTAAGGAAAGAATAAGGTACAACCAGAGACAAACTCATACGGTCAAGGACgatattttctaattttgtaaGGTTGTGGACAAGCATGTTAAAATCATGGTCCCTAAACAAAAGATAATTCTGACCGAGATCAAGCGAAACTAGTTCTGACAAAAGAGAGATTTCATGTGGGACAAAACCAGTGAGTGCAGTGTCAGAGAGATTGAGATAAGTTAGACTCCTCAACTTGCCAAACTCAGATGGGACTTCAGAGTTGCCAAAATAATTACCGGCAAGGTTGAGCCATCGAAGGATTTGAAGCGAGAAGAGGGAACTGTTTGATTGGATAGAACCAATTAGTCCACTACAACTGAGATCAAGGCCGATCACATTGCCTTTCCTGTTATCACACACCACACCCTCCCATTTGCAACAGTCAGTATCTTTATCCCAAGAATCCGTCTTATGAACAGAAACAATGTGATAATCTTGTGAACAATTACTAATGGAAAGGGAAAAGTTGCTCTTGAATTGCAGCAATGCAGAACTCTGTTCGGGACGACATAAATGTGTTGGAGGAAGAGACAAAGAAAGGGATAGCAATGAAGAGCTGAAGAAGCCCAAAAGCAAGCATAGGATTAAATATAACATCTTTCTCTTATGAACTCAATAgaaaaaagatgaacaaagaattTGGTTGTGTAGTTGCTTATATAAGTTTCCAATGGAAACAATTCCACTACCAATTTATGCCATTCGTCAATTCAtttagtacttttttttttttacacatcCAGCAATGGCCGGACATCTATACTTATTAACAGCAACCCATGGTTGTATTGACTCCATATGGCATTATCACTCATAAGGTTTCcttaaaataagttaatttagTATAAATGGCGCCAAAAGCACTGGTCAAAGGTAATTAAGAAGAATAATATTAATGCATATCTTCATTTGATTCATATATTCTAACCAAACAATTAGGCCTAATGTTGAAATAGATGAAACAGTTACCATTGTTGGCATTTAAACATTTGTTCCATTTTACTTTGTTATAATCAACATAATTAACTTCGAATCAAGTCGTTGATCATCTTCCGCAATGTGCCTTGCAATATGGTTTCAGCGGTTGAAGTGTCGGTACATTTTTTTCATGTAttgatttataatatgtataaaaatacaagtttagaattttttttgaattcataagaatgttttttattttcaatatattattaaattcacattttaaaatgttgtgataattatatatttaaaaataattataatttaatcgaAATTGCggtaattattatatatttaaaaatactaaaatttaaattgcaattattagttaaaatataGAGTATAGTCACTTTTGTctgcctcaggttacattttagtcacttacgttattattttattacaaaatggtcatttttgttaCGTTATTTTTGCACTCAATTTTGATTGTAATTCATGCTTGAACCCTCCATTGAATCGATCATTTATTCTtccattttgaataaaaaatccaATCGATTGATGGAGCACTCAATTTGATTTCTATTGTTTCAATTCAACAAAGATGACTATAAAAATAGATGGTTTTTTCAgtcaaaatggaaataaaaactaaaagaaaaaggtGACCAAGGGTTCTTTATTTCTAGCTATTTCAATGATTTATATGATGCATTTAGGGCTTAGATTGGTTTTGATTATTTTGGGAAACCAATTTAATATTTTCCTTTAATTAATTtcgaaaattcaattaattaaacttatttaattaaaaaatcaattaatttactTGGCTAAACATCCacgttggcatttaaaactcattttaactaTCATTTGAAAGGTAACAGATCTTAACAGTAAAGTGAccatttcgtaacaaaacgataacgcatgtgactaaaacgtaacatttcaaacataagtaactaaaatgtaatctgagacaaacaaaagtgaccattttgataatttaccctaaaaaatattgtgctaattttaaaacaaagttattacttgaataaaaCTCTAACACCACATTTGGTTGGGGGGAAATGGAATAGggttgtaatggaatagagctataATGAGTAATTCAATTATTTAGCTAAATAGGATTGAATGGAAAAACTATTGTAATGGTTTCTCTTCTTCTTTAAACCAGTATCTCCACTTTCGACATAATGGTTCCTCGTCTTCTTCAGAACACCCAATGGTGCCTTGAGCTTAAATGGCCAAAAGAAATGGTTGGCTTCCTTGAAATGAGGTCCCACTATCATTATCTCATGGATGAGATCTTCGACACAAGTGTTGTCGAACTTGCCTATTGCCTAAAAACAACAATTCTCGATAAAAGCATGATTACTGTCtttgtttttgttaaaatacTCGTATATGGCACAAACACAAATATGGATACAAGGATATGTGAGTACCCTTTAGCATAAAATATAGAGGGAAAAGTTGTGATAGTTaccatttaaattaaaattattaattaaaaaattttgttgttaattttattgatttaaaatataatgattttactTGTATGATTAGTGAGAGAGTTTTATTTAAAAGAGGATTATTCGAGAGTTTTGTATTTTCACTTTTGTGTTATTTATTTTC from Gossypium hirsutum isolate 1008001.06 chromosome A04, Gossypium_hirsutum_v2.1, whole genome shotgun sequence includes:
- the LOC107948005 gene encoding receptor-like protein 6, whose product is MLYLILCLLLGFFSSSLLSLSLSLPPTHLCRPEQSSALLQFKSNFSLSISNCSQDYHIVSVHKTDSWDKDTDCCKWEGVVCDNRKGNVIGLDLSCSGLIGSIQSNSSLFSLQILRWLNLAGNYFGNSEVPSEFGKLRSLTYLNLSDTALTGFVPHEISLLSELVSLDLGQNYLLFRDHDFNMLVHNLTKLENIVLDRMSLSLVVPYSFLNFTVSLKHLSLSYCDLQGNFPAQLFHLPFLQNIILRHNPNLIGYLPETNWSSPLSLLDVSGTRFPKGLPASIGNLKHLKALSLSSCVFMGSIPSALGNLTKLTFLDISNNMFQGQIPDVFGNLNYLSSMDFSSNNFSGVFPSSAFNLTSLTFMDFSSNFLRGTLPNNISGLSYLRELHLYANLLRGRVPGWLFSLPSLEYLDLHSNKLNGPIDPIQEPNLVLLNLTSLDFSSNNLSGNIKSCMLVKLRNLRSLDLSFNNLLSLTRCSNDVNSTLPMIIEFHFSSCNMQRFPSFLNASKHLKVLDLSNNQIHGSITKWEGEGWEDLSTLNLSMNFLTSVEQIPGKHLYILDLRSNSLQGLLPTPPQELSYYLISNNELGGEISSRICNLSFLSVLDLSKNKLSGTIPDCFRSFRDQPSVTVLRTVNLNGNQLEGSIPQSLTNCYSLEVLDLGNNNINDTFPYWLGTLPNLKVLVLRSNRFHGDIPNFNGTFSFSSLQMIDLSRNEFTGHIPPELFENLKSMKDIQVSESDPVYIGGNYYRDSVIVTTKGSDFKLERILVSFTVIDFSSNHFKGSIPKEVGELKSLIVLNFSHNSLAGNIPPSLGKLAALESLDLSSNKLQGRIPMQLTNLTFLGVLNLSHNNLEGTIPLANHFDTFPNDSYVGNSGLCGFPLSKTCGNDQEPKSPPSTVGDESEIALIWKIAAMGYGSGLVLGLSMGCIVFTTGRPRWLVKMIKRNPKRRMRRRIHRNGRRKN